In the genome of Scylla paramamosain isolate STU-SP2022 chromosome 49, ASM3559412v1, whole genome shotgun sequence, one region contains:
- the LOC135095496 gene encoding la-related protein Larp4B-like isoform X4, producing MNGDVGLECCGVVCPATPEDAPASVGAPGGATLLQGEALPKPAAAKALSGGTEAAPPQTPPTAPPQQNGEVTAGGSAGQGAASPAPSAPAAPPSPSPASPTPMETGQAGRREGLAPGSETQATQTTPTQTPSPASPPSSPPGTPAGTPAPGQLAPPPPPQQPLSREQIKHLVAQQVEYFFSRENLSSDPYLISQMDSDQYVPVYILANCTQFKNITKDHSIIVEALKESPFVQLDEERNRVRPNYKRCIVILREIAESTPVEEIESVFKSEECPKVVSCEFVHNSSWYVTFESDEDAQKAYWYLRGVVKTFKDKPILARIKTKPISRLGCLSVLPSYGGKAGGGAEAKDGQGSGTAPPPPSPPPVLRLGGRSGGPGTPAPPGGSYASSGGAGRFLFSTHQSVNPGSYTYTYTAASSHMPTAYFYPNVMQWTPPPGGFYDINSFLQFNGLSPQGTFTPHNPGPTLRYPPAGGTPNTATTTVTTRRAGTTQTTTATTTTTVDRTPRHHITKDSTTTTTAHTPRPPPHSHTHLNTGHPAGPPISCPHSSTTRLISKFGKFCTE from the exons ATGAATGGGGACGTCGGCTTGGAGTGTTGTGGGGTGGTCTGCCCCGCCACACCAGAGGACGCCCCCGCCAGCGTAGGGGCTCCCGGGGGCGCCACGCTGCTGCAGGGGGAAGCTCTACCCAAGCCTGCCGCAGCTAAGGCTCTGAGTGGGGGTACAGAGGCCGCCCCGCCCCAGACGCCCCCCACAGCCCCGCCACAGCAGAATGGGGAGGTGACGGCAGGTGGTTCCGCGGGGCAGGGCGCTGCGTCCCCCGCACCCTCGGCCCCAGCAGCCCCGCCGTCCCCCTCTCCAGCTTCCCCAACGCCAATGGAGACGGGGCAGGCAGGGCGGAGGGAGGGTCTGGCCCCGGGGAGTGAGACGCAGGCCACACAGACAACCCCCACGCAGACACCCTCCCCCGCCAGCCCCCCCAGCAGCCCCCCTGGCACCCCGGCTGGCACCCCTGCACCGGGACAGCTAGCCCCGCCCCCACCGCCGCAGCAGCCACTCAGCAGGGAACAGATTAAGCACCTTGTGGCTCAACAGGTCGAGTACTTCTTCTccag GGAGAATTTAAGCAGCGACCCCTACCTGATCTCCCAGATGGATAGCGACCAGTACGTCCCGGTTTACATCCTGGCGAATTGCACCCAGTTTAAGAACATTACTAAGGACCACAGCATTATTGTAGAAGCACTTAAAG AGTCGCCCTTCGTTCAGCTGGACGAGGAGAGGAACAGGGTGCGACCTAACTACAAGAGGTGCATTGTTATTCTCAGGGAAATTGCAGAGTCCACACCTGTTGAAGAGATTGAG tcggtGTTCAAGAGCGAGGAGTGCCCCAAGGTTGTGTCCTGCGAGTTTGTACACAATTCCTCCTGGTACGTCACCTTTGAGAGCGACGAGGATGCACAGAAGGCATATTGGTACCTCAGGGGAGTTGTTAAGACTTTCAag gacAAGCCTATATTAGCCAGAATCAAGACTAAACCGATTTCTCGTCtgggttgtctgtctgtcctcccTTCCTACGGTGGCAAGGCTGGAGGGGGTGCGGAGGCCAAGGACGGACAGGGCAGTGGCACAGCTCCCCCTCCGCCCAGCCCTCCCCCAGTGCTGCGGCTGGGGGGAAGGAGTGGGGGCCCTGGTACGccggccccaccaggagggtcGTACGCTTCTTCAGGAGGGGCTGGACGCTTCCTGTTCTCCACGCACCAGTCTGTGAATCCTGGATCTTATACTTACACGTATACCGCAGCCTCGAGCCACATGCCTACTGCctat TTCTACCCGAATGTGATGCAATGGACACCACCACCGGGAGGCTTCTACGACATCAACAGCTTCTTACAGTTTAACGGGCTGTCACCACAGGGCACCTTCACCCCCCACAACCCAGGCCCCACCCTGCGCTACCCCCCAGCAGGAG GAACCCCAAACACCGCGACAACAACCGTTACGACAAGGAGAGCCggcacaacacaaacaacaacagcaacaacaacaacaacagtggacAGAACACCCAGGCACCACATTACCAaagacagcaccaccaccaccaccgcccacaCCCCACGCCCTCCCCCTCACAGCCACACCCACCTCAACACAGGCCACCCAGCAGGGCCCCCCATCAGCTGCccccactcctccaccacccgTCTCATCTCAAAGTTTGGAAAGTTTTGCACAGAATGA
- the LOC135095496 gene encoding uncharacterized protein LOC135095496 isoform X2 has protein sequence MSSITNAPQPQAMTIQVSTSGGAVLNPEATVFQLPPTQRSPTHAATPTPAPAPTQSPTPTHINGFHSNVHPFMNGDVGLECCGVVCPATPEDAPASVGAPGGATLLQGEALPKPAAAKALSGGTEAAPPQTPPTAPPQQNGEVTAGGSAGQGAASPAPSAPAAPPSPSPASPTPMETGQAGRREGLAPGSETQATQTTPTQTPSPASPPSSPPGTPAGTPAPGQLAPPPPPQQPLSREQIKHLVAQQVEYFFSRENLSSDPYLISQMDSDQYVPVYILANCTQFKNITKDHSIIVEALKESPFVQLDEERNRVRPNYKRCIVILREIAESTPVEEIESVFKSEECPKVVSCEFVHNSSWYVTFESDEDAQKAYWYLRGVVKTFKDKPILARIKTKPISRLGCLSVLPSYGGKAGGGAEAKDGQGSGTAPPPPSPPPVLRLGGRSGGPGTPAPPGGSYASSGGAGRFLFSTHQSVNPGSYTYTYTAASSHMPTAYFYPNVMQWTPPPGGFYDINSFLQFNGLSPQGTFTPHNPGPTLRYPPAGGTPNTATTTVTTRRAGTTQTTTATTTTTVDRTPRHHITKDSTTTTTAHTPRPPPHSHTHLNTGHPAGPPISCPHSSTTRLISKFGKFCTE, from the exons ATGAGCAGTATTACGAATGCACCACAACCTCAGGCGATGACCATAcag GTTTCTACGAGCGGGGGTGCCGTGCTGAATCCTGAGGCTACAGTGTTTCAGCTTCCGCCCACCCAGCGCTCTCCTACCCACGCTGCCACGCCCACGCCAGCCCCCGCGCCCACCCAGTCACCCACGCCCACCCATATCAACGGCTTCCACAGTAACG TTCACCCCTTCATGAATGGGGACGTCGGCTTGGAGTGTTGTGGGGTGGTCTGCCCCGCCACACCAGAGGACGCCCCCGCCAGCGTAGGGGCTCCCGGGGGCGCCACGCTGCTGCAGGGGGAAGCTCTACCCAAGCCTGCCGCAGCTAAGGCTCTGAGTGGGGGTACAGAGGCCGCCCCGCCCCAGACGCCCCCCACAGCCCCGCCACAGCAGAATGGGGAGGTGACGGCAGGTGGTTCCGCGGGGCAGGGCGCTGCGTCCCCCGCACCCTCGGCCCCAGCAGCCCCGCCGTCCCCCTCTCCAGCTTCCCCAACGCCAATGGAGACGGGGCAGGCAGGGCGGAGGGAGGGTCTGGCCCCGGGGAGTGAGACGCAGGCCACACAGACAACCCCCACGCAGACACCCTCCCCCGCCAGCCCCCCCAGCAGCCCCCCTGGCACCCCGGCTGGCACCCCTGCACCGGGACAGCTAGCCCCGCCCCCACCGCCGCAGCAGCCACTCAGCAGGGAACAGATTAAGCACCTTGTGGCTCAACAGGTCGAGTACTTCTTCTccag GGAGAATTTAAGCAGCGACCCCTACCTGATCTCCCAGATGGATAGCGACCAGTACGTCCCGGTTTACATCCTGGCGAATTGCACCCAGTTTAAGAACATTACTAAGGACCACAGCATTATTGTAGAAGCACTTAAAG AGTCGCCCTTCGTTCAGCTGGACGAGGAGAGGAACAGGGTGCGACCTAACTACAAGAGGTGCATTGTTATTCTCAGGGAAATTGCAGAGTCCACACCTGTTGAAGAGATTGAG tcggtGTTCAAGAGCGAGGAGTGCCCCAAGGTTGTGTCCTGCGAGTTTGTACACAATTCCTCCTGGTACGTCACCTTTGAGAGCGACGAGGATGCACAGAAGGCATATTGGTACCTCAGGGGAGTTGTTAAGACTTTCAag gacAAGCCTATATTAGCCAGAATCAAGACTAAACCGATTTCTCGTCtgggttgtctgtctgtcctcccTTCCTACGGTGGCAAGGCTGGAGGGGGTGCGGAGGCCAAGGACGGACAGGGCAGTGGCACAGCTCCCCCTCCGCCCAGCCCTCCCCCAGTGCTGCGGCTGGGGGGAAGGAGTGGGGGCCCTGGTACGccggccccaccaggagggtcGTACGCTTCTTCAGGAGGGGCTGGACGCTTCCTGTTCTCCACGCACCAGTCTGTGAATCCTGGATCTTATACTTACACGTATACCGCAGCCTCGAGCCACATGCCTACTGCctat TTCTACCCGAATGTGATGCAATGGACACCACCACCGGGAGGCTTCTACGACATCAACAGCTTCTTACAGTTTAACGGGCTGTCACCACAGGGCACCTTCACCCCCCACAACCCAGGCCCCACCCTGCGCTACCCCCCAGCAGGAG GAACCCCAAACACCGCGACAACAACCGTTACGACAAGGAGAGCCggcacaacacaaacaacaacagcaacaacaacaacaacagtggacAGAACACCCAGGCACCACATTACCAaagacagcaccaccaccaccaccgcccacaCCCCACGCCCTCCCCCTCACAGCCACACCCACCTCAACACAGGCCACCCAGCAGGGCCCCCCATCAGCTGCccccactcctccaccacccgTCTCATCTCAAAGTTTGGAAAGTTTTGCACAGAATGA
- the LOC135095496 gene encoding uncharacterized protein LOC135095496 isoform X1, whose translation MSSITNAPQPQAMTIQVNTRESEPTSGQVSTSGGAVLNPEATVFQLPPTQRSPTHAATPTPAPAPTQSPTPTHINGFHSNVHPFMNGDVGLECCGVVCPATPEDAPASVGAPGGATLLQGEALPKPAAAKALSGGTEAAPPQTPPTAPPQQNGEVTAGGSAGQGAASPAPSAPAAPPSPSPASPTPMETGQAGRREGLAPGSETQATQTTPTQTPSPASPPSSPPGTPAGTPAPGQLAPPPPPQQPLSREQIKHLVAQQVEYFFSRENLSSDPYLISQMDSDQYVPVYILANCTQFKNITKDHSIIVEALKESPFVQLDEERNRVRPNYKRCIVILREIAESTPVEEIESVFKSEECPKVVSCEFVHNSSWYVTFESDEDAQKAYWYLRGVVKTFKDKPILARIKTKPISRLGCLSVLPSYGGKAGGGAEAKDGQGSGTAPPPPSPPPVLRLGGRSGGPGTPAPPGGSYASSGGAGRFLFSTHQSVNPGSYTYTYTAASSHMPTAYFYPNVMQWTPPPGGFYDINSFLQFNGLSPQGTFTPHNPGPTLRYPPAGGTPNTATTTVTTRRAGTTQTTTATTTTTVDRTPRHHITKDSTTTTTAHTPRPPPHSHTHLNTGHPAGPPISCPHSSTTRLISKFGKFCTE comes from the exons ATGAGCAGTATTACGAATGCACCACAACCTCAGGCGATGACCATAcag gtaaatacgagagagagTGAGCCAACTTCcggccag GTTTCTACGAGCGGGGGTGCCGTGCTGAATCCTGAGGCTACAGTGTTTCAGCTTCCGCCCACCCAGCGCTCTCCTACCCACGCTGCCACGCCCACGCCAGCCCCCGCGCCCACCCAGTCACCCACGCCCACCCATATCAACGGCTTCCACAGTAACG TTCACCCCTTCATGAATGGGGACGTCGGCTTGGAGTGTTGTGGGGTGGTCTGCCCCGCCACACCAGAGGACGCCCCCGCCAGCGTAGGGGCTCCCGGGGGCGCCACGCTGCTGCAGGGGGAAGCTCTACCCAAGCCTGCCGCAGCTAAGGCTCTGAGTGGGGGTACAGAGGCCGCCCCGCCCCAGACGCCCCCCACAGCCCCGCCACAGCAGAATGGGGAGGTGACGGCAGGTGGTTCCGCGGGGCAGGGCGCTGCGTCCCCCGCACCCTCGGCCCCAGCAGCCCCGCCGTCCCCCTCTCCAGCTTCCCCAACGCCAATGGAGACGGGGCAGGCAGGGCGGAGGGAGGGTCTGGCCCCGGGGAGTGAGACGCAGGCCACACAGACAACCCCCACGCAGACACCCTCCCCCGCCAGCCCCCCCAGCAGCCCCCCTGGCACCCCGGCTGGCACCCCTGCACCGGGACAGCTAGCCCCGCCCCCACCGCCGCAGCAGCCACTCAGCAGGGAACAGATTAAGCACCTTGTGGCTCAACAGGTCGAGTACTTCTTCTccag GGAGAATTTAAGCAGCGACCCCTACCTGATCTCCCAGATGGATAGCGACCAGTACGTCCCGGTTTACATCCTGGCGAATTGCACCCAGTTTAAGAACATTACTAAGGACCACAGCATTATTGTAGAAGCACTTAAAG AGTCGCCCTTCGTTCAGCTGGACGAGGAGAGGAACAGGGTGCGACCTAACTACAAGAGGTGCATTGTTATTCTCAGGGAAATTGCAGAGTCCACACCTGTTGAAGAGATTGAG tcggtGTTCAAGAGCGAGGAGTGCCCCAAGGTTGTGTCCTGCGAGTTTGTACACAATTCCTCCTGGTACGTCACCTTTGAGAGCGACGAGGATGCACAGAAGGCATATTGGTACCTCAGGGGAGTTGTTAAGACTTTCAag gacAAGCCTATATTAGCCAGAATCAAGACTAAACCGATTTCTCGTCtgggttgtctgtctgtcctcccTTCCTACGGTGGCAAGGCTGGAGGGGGTGCGGAGGCCAAGGACGGACAGGGCAGTGGCACAGCTCCCCCTCCGCCCAGCCCTCCCCCAGTGCTGCGGCTGGGGGGAAGGAGTGGGGGCCCTGGTACGccggccccaccaggagggtcGTACGCTTCTTCAGGAGGGGCTGGACGCTTCCTGTTCTCCACGCACCAGTCTGTGAATCCTGGATCTTATACTTACACGTATACCGCAGCCTCGAGCCACATGCCTACTGCctat TTCTACCCGAATGTGATGCAATGGACACCACCACCGGGAGGCTTCTACGACATCAACAGCTTCTTACAGTTTAACGGGCTGTCACCACAGGGCACCTTCACCCCCCACAACCCAGGCCCCACCCTGCGCTACCCCCCAGCAGGAG GAACCCCAAACACCGCGACAACAACCGTTACGACAAGGAGAGCCggcacaacacaaacaacaacagcaacaacaacaacaacagtggacAGAACACCCAGGCACCACATTACCAaagacagcaccaccaccaccaccgcccacaCCCCACGCCCTCCCCCTCACAGCCACACCCACCTCAACACAGGCCACCCAGCAGGGCCCCCCATCAGCTGCccccactcctccaccacccgTCTCATCTCAAAGTTTGGAAAGTTTTGCACAGAATGA
- the LOC135095496 gene encoding la-related protein Larp4B-like isoform X3: MSSITNAPQPQAMTIQVNTRESEPTSGQVSTSGGAVLNPEATVFQLPPTQRSPTHAATPTPAPAPTQSPTPTHINGFHSNVHPFMNGDVGLECCGVVCPATPEDAPASVGAPGGATLLQGEALPKPAAAKALSGGTEAAPPQTPPTAPPQQNGEVTAGGSAGQGAASPAPSAPAAPPSPSPASPTPMETGQAGRREGLAPGSETQATQTTPTQTPSPASPPSSPPGTPAGTPAPGQLAPPPPPQQPLSREQIKHLVAQQVEYFFSRENLSSDPYLISQMDSDQYVPVYILANCTQFKNITKDHSIIVEALKESPFVQLDEERNRVRPNYKRCIVILREIAESTPVEEIESVFKSEECPKVVSCEFVHNSSWYVTFESDEDAQKAYWYLRGVVKTFKDKPILARIKTKPISRLGCLSVLPSYGGKAGGGAEAKDGQGSGTAPPPPSPPPVLRLGGRSGGPGTPAPPGGSYASSGGAGRFLFSTHQSVNPGSYTYTYTAASSHMPTAYFYPNVMQWTPPPGGFYDINSFLQFNGLSPQGTFTPHNPGPTLRYPPAGGEALTLLALVFRSRWY, translated from the exons ATGAGCAGTATTACGAATGCACCACAACCTCAGGCGATGACCATAcag gtaaatacgagagagagTGAGCCAACTTCcggccag GTTTCTACGAGCGGGGGTGCCGTGCTGAATCCTGAGGCTACAGTGTTTCAGCTTCCGCCCACCCAGCGCTCTCCTACCCACGCTGCCACGCCCACGCCAGCCCCCGCGCCCACCCAGTCACCCACGCCCACCCATATCAACGGCTTCCACAGTAACG TTCACCCCTTCATGAATGGGGACGTCGGCTTGGAGTGTTGTGGGGTGGTCTGCCCCGCCACACCAGAGGACGCCCCCGCCAGCGTAGGGGCTCCCGGGGGCGCCACGCTGCTGCAGGGGGAAGCTCTACCCAAGCCTGCCGCAGCTAAGGCTCTGAGTGGGGGTACAGAGGCCGCCCCGCCCCAGACGCCCCCCACAGCCCCGCCACAGCAGAATGGGGAGGTGACGGCAGGTGGTTCCGCGGGGCAGGGCGCTGCGTCCCCCGCACCCTCGGCCCCAGCAGCCCCGCCGTCCCCCTCTCCAGCTTCCCCAACGCCAATGGAGACGGGGCAGGCAGGGCGGAGGGAGGGTCTGGCCCCGGGGAGTGAGACGCAGGCCACACAGACAACCCCCACGCAGACACCCTCCCCCGCCAGCCCCCCCAGCAGCCCCCCTGGCACCCCGGCTGGCACCCCTGCACCGGGACAGCTAGCCCCGCCCCCACCGCCGCAGCAGCCACTCAGCAGGGAACAGATTAAGCACCTTGTGGCTCAACAGGTCGAGTACTTCTTCTccag GGAGAATTTAAGCAGCGACCCCTACCTGATCTCCCAGATGGATAGCGACCAGTACGTCCCGGTTTACATCCTGGCGAATTGCACCCAGTTTAAGAACATTACTAAGGACCACAGCATTATTGTAGAAGCACTTAAAG AGTCGCCCTTCGTTCAGCTGGACGAGGAGAGGAACAGGGTGCGACCTAACTACAAGAGGTGCATTGTTATTCTCAGGGAAATTGCAGAGTCCACACCTGTTGAAGAGATTGAG tcggtGTTCAAGAGCGAGGAGTGCCCCAAGGTTGTGTCCTGCGAGTTTGTACACAATTCCTCCTGGTACGTCACCTTTGAGAGCGACGAGGATGCACAGAAGGCATATTGGTACCTCAGGGGAGTTGTTAAGACTTTCAag gacAAGCCTATATTAGCCAGAATCAAGACTAAACCGATTTCTCGTCtgggttgtctgtctgtcctcccTTCCTACGGTGGCAAGGCTGGAGGGGGTGCGGAGGCCAAGGACGGACAGGGCAGTGGCACAGCTCCCCCTCCGCCCAGCCCTCCCCCAGTGCTGCGGCTGGGGGGAAGGAGTGGGGGCCCTGGTACGccggccccaccaggagggtcGTACGCTTCTTCAGGAGGGGCTGGACGCTTCCTGTTCTCCACGCACCAGTCTGTGAATCCTGGATCTTATACTTACACGTATACCGCAGCCTCGAGCCACATGCCTACTGCctat TTCTACCCGAATGTGATGCAATGGACACCACCACCGGGAGGCTTCTACGACATCAACAGCTTCTTACAGTTTAACGGGCTGTCACCACAGGGCACCTTCACCCCCCACAACCCAGGCCCCACCCTGCGCTACCCCCCAGCAGGAGGTGAGGCCCTGACACTGCTGGCACTGGTGTTTAGGAGCAGATGGTATTAG
- the LOC135095465 gene encoding proteoglycan 4-like, with the protein MGTTPQTTSTHTTTTLLHTSTSRDPGLCEPRNLRRRPRGREDEVMGGPGRGGPPQRGNGPPHQPPGGTDAAKQGPPHRRKAPQLPLHLLHTSPPSLGDAPSDTPPTPTSATATQTPPTTTVTPTSATAVPTVPQVTPTTTAAATTAPSQPTTSTSTTTNTTPPTTTTTTTSTQAPPTAPSTTTTTDDHNHHHQPPSTTTTAPTPTPAPAPKPDPRPAPRDQRPIERRPVGAGAGANNGAANGPRERREFPREYPQRGQVGREFRGNRDPALRTGKENRPLRPREEKMDADGWITKGPQKGESKLAEECAEAAKGVPARPLNNNDGEHKTTWAKMALASKDHMERLAAELKEKEEQEKIKKQRLATRPQPRPQEKVVTPRERDGKMVRRDALPRDPRGLPGERGGPIPFRPRDAATPKSPK; encoded by the exons ATGGGAACTACCCCCCAGACCActtccacccacaccaccaccaccctcctccacacctccaccagCAGGGACCCAGGCCTGTGTGA GCCCAGGAACCTCCGCCGCCGGCCCAGGGGCAGGGAGGACGAGGTGATGGGCGGGCCAGGGCGGGGCGGGCCACCTCAGAGGGGCAACGGACCGCCCCACCAGCCCCCAGGAGGCACGGATGCAGCCAAGCAGGGCCCCCCACACCGCAGGAAGGCACCCCagctccccctccacctcctccaca CCTCGCCCCCCTCCCTCGGCGACGCCCCCTCTGACACCCCACCTACCCCCACCAGTGCCACCGCCACCCAGACACCCCcaaccaccaccgtcacccccACCAGTGCCACTGCAGTCCCCACTGTTCCACAGGTCACTCCAACTACCACTGCTGCAGCTACCACGGCACCTAGTCagcccaccacctccacctccaccaccaccaacaccacgccacccacaaccaccaccaccaccaccagcacgcaGGCCCCACCCACCGCcccgagcaccaccaccaccacagacgaccacaaccaccaccaccaaccaccgtCGACAACCACCACTGCCCCGACGCCCACCCCTGCCCCCGCCCCCAAGCCAGACCCCAGGCCAGCCCCGCGGGACCAAAGACCAATAGAGCGTAGGCCTGTCGGGGCGGGGGCCGGGGCCAACAATGGAGCAGCAAACGGGCCGAGAGAGAGGCGCGAATTTCCGAGAGAATATCCACAGAGGGGCCAGGTGGGGCGAGAATTTCGGGGTAACAGAGATCCTGCGCTCCGGACAGGCAAGGAGAACCGCCCGCTCCGCCCcagggaggagaagatggatGCAGATGGATGGATCACTAAGGG GCCACAAAAGGGAGAGAGCAAGCTGGCCGAGGAGTGTGCGGAGGCAGCCAAAGGAGTCCCTGCCAGACCTCTCAACAACAATGATGGA GAGCACAAGACGACCTGGGCCAAGATGGCACTGGCCTCCAAGGACCACATGGAGAGACTGGCGGCAGAgctaaaggagaaggaggagcaggagaagatcaaGAAGCAGCGCCTCGCCACGCGGCCACAGCCCCGGCCtcagg AGAAGGTGGTGACGCCCCGTGAGCGTGACGGCAAGATGGTTCGCCGCGACGCCTTGCCCCGGGACCCCCGTGGGCTGCCTGGGGAGCGGGGCGGCCCCATCCCCTTCCGGCCGAGGGACGCCGCCACGCCCAAGTCCCCCAAGTGA